In one window of Shewanella goraebulensis DNA:
- the ccoN gene encoding cytochrome-c oxidase, cbb3-type subunit I, which produces MMNHSQPTGADYNYTIVRQFALTTVLWGIVGMAVGVLIAAQLIWPQLNFETSWLTYSRLRPLHTNAVIFAFGTSALFATSYYIVQRTCQTRLFAPKLAAFTFWGWQAIILSAAITLPMGFTSGKEYAELEWPIDIAITIVWVAYAVVFFGTIIKRTTSHIYVANWFFGAFIITVAVLHIVNSMAVPVSLFKSYSMYSGAVDAMVQWWYGHNAVGFLLTAGFLGMMYYFVPKQAGRPVYSYRLSIVHFWALIALYIWAGPHHLHYTALPDWTQTLGMVMSLILFAPSWGGMINGIMTLSGAWHKLRTDPVLRFLVVSLSFYGMSTFEGPMMAIKTVNALSHYTDWTVGHVHSGALGWVAMVSIGSLYHLIPVLFGHGRMYSTNLVNVHFWLATIGTVLYIVAMWISGVMQGLMWRAVNSDGTLTYSFVESLEASYPFYFVRFIGGVFFLTGMFIMAYNVIRTVNAPKDSLPPLTEEKA; this is translated from the coding sequence ATGATGAATCATTCCCAGCCTACAGGCGCTGATTACAACTACACTATTGTTCGCCAATTCGCGTTAACCACAGTTTTGTGGGGAATCGTTGGTATGGCAGTAGGTGTATTGATTGCGGCCCAGTTAATCTGGCCACAACTAAACTTCGAAACATCATGGTTAACGTATAGTCGTCTTAGACCACTACATACAAATGCCGTGATTTTCGCGTTTGGTACTTCAGCCCTTTTCGCAACATCCTACTATATCGTACAACGCACCTGTCAAACCCGTTTATTTGCACCTAAATTAGCTGCATTTACATTCTGGGGTTGGCAAGCCATTATCCTCTCTGCTGCAATCACCTTACCTATGGGGTTCACCTCAGGTAAAGAGTACGCTGAATTAGAGTGGCCTATTGATATTGCAATCACCATTGTTTGGGTTGCTTATGCAGTAGTGTTCTTTGGCACAATCATTAAACGAACAACATCGCATATTTACGTTGCGAACTGGTTCTTTGGTGCTTTCATTATCACGGTAGCAGTGCTGCACATTGTTAACTCAATGGCCGTACCTGTCAGCTTATTCAAATCATATTCCATGTACTCTGGCGCAGTCGATGCGATGGTACAGTGGTGGTATGGACATAATGCAGTTGGATTCTTATTAACTGCGGGTTTCTTAGGGATGATGTACTACTTCGTACCTAAGCAAGCTGGTCGCCCTGTTTATTCATACCGTTTATCAATTGTTCACTTTTGGGCTTTGATTGCGCTATATATTTGGGCTGGTCCTCATCACCTTCATTATACAGCTTTACCTGATTGGACTCAGACACTCGGTATGGTGATGTCGTTAATCTTATTTGCTCCTTCTTGGGGTGGCATGATTAACGGTATTATGACCTTATCTGGCGCTTGGCATAAGCTACGTACTGATCCAGTACTTCGTTTCTTAGTTGTTTCATTGTCTTTCTACGGTATGTCTACCTTCGAAGGACCAATGATGGCAATTAAGACTGTTAACGCCTTATCGCATTATACCGATTGGACTGTTGGTCATGTTCACTCTGGTGCTTTAGGTTGGGTAGCGATGGTTTCTATCGGTTCTCTATATCACCTTATCCCTGTTTTATTCGGTCATGGCCGTATGTACAGCACTAATTTAGTGAATGTTCATTTCTGGTTAGCGACAATTGGTACAGTGTTATACATTGTAGCAATGTGGATTTCTGGTGTTATGCAAGGTCTAATGTGGCGTGCAGTTAACTCTGACGGAACATTAACTTATAGCTTTGTTGAGAGTTTAGAAGCGTCTTATCCTTTCTACTTTGTTCGCTTTATTGGTGGTGTATTCTTCTTAACTGGTATGTTTATTATGGCGTACAACGTCATCCGTACTGTTAATGCACCTAAAGATTCTTTACCACCATTAACTGAAGAAAAAGCATAA
- the ccoO gene encoding cytochrome-c oxidase, cbb3-type subunit II has product MKFNHELIEKNIGLLGIFTVIAISFGGLVQITPLLFSKDTTEPVEGLIPYNALQIEGRDIYVREGCYNCHSQMIRPLRAETERYGHYSVAGESVWDHPFQWGSKRTGPDLARVGGRYSDKWHEVHLINPRDVVPQSNMPAYPWLADNKLDGKLTGNKMQILSNFHPDHNMYTEEEIAGAQAAVEGKTELEALIAYLQSLGHALK; this is encoded by the coding sequence ATGAAATTTAATCATGAATTAATCGAGAAAAACATCGGTCTGCTAGGTATCTTCACTGTAATCGCGATTAGTTTCGGCGGTTTAGTTCAGATTACCCCGCTACTTTTCTCTAAAGATACAACTGAACCAGTTGAAGGGTTAATCCCGTACAATGCTTTACAGATTGAAGGGCGTGACATCTATGTCCGTGAGGGTTGTTATAACTGTCACAGCCAAATGATCCGTCCTTTACGTGCTGAAACTGAGCGCTATGGTCATTACTCTGTAGCTGGTGAATCAGTATGGGATCACCCATTCCAATGGGGTTCTAAACGTACAGGTCCTGACTTAGCCCGTGTTGGTGGACGTTACAGTGATAAGTGGCATGAAGTTCACTTAATTAATCCACGTGATGTTGTACCACAGTCTAATATGCCTGCTTACCCTTGGTTAGCAGATAACAAGTTAGACGGAAAGCTCACTGGTAATAAGATGCAAATCTTAAGCAATTTCCATCCGGATCATAATATGTATACCGAAGAAGAAATTGCTGGTGCGCAGGCTGCTGTAGAAGGCAAGACTGAATTAGAAGCGTTAATCGCTTATCTTCAGTCACTTGGCCACGCACTGAAATAA
- a CDS encoding cbb3-type cytochrome oxidase subunit 3: MDYGTLQGILTIIVMVVFAGIFYWAYSSKSKPKFDEAANLIFSEEEIAKQTNHSGDNK; the protein is encoded by the coding sequence ATGGATTACGGAACGTTACAAGGCATTCTTACCATTATTGTTATGGTCGTATTTGCCGGTATATTTTATTGGGCTTACAGCTCTAAAAGTAAACCAAAATTTGATGAAGCTGCTAACCTGATTTTTTCTGAAGAAGAAATCGCTAAGCAAACTAACCATTCAGGAGATAACAAGTAA
- the ccoP gene encoding cytochrome-c oxidase, cbb3-type subunit III → MSIFWNVWIIFPTLLVIAGCFFLLRACSKNKTGIEEGESMGHTFDGIEELNNPLPKWWAYMFYISIVFGLIYLALYPGLGSYQGLFGWTSSNQSVGYEQGIKEDSKAAVELAKAENRLSQYDREVAAADEKYGPIFAAYLATPLEELVKDEEALKVGGRLFLQNCAQCHGSDARGSIGFPNLTDNNWLYGGELATIKTSIMNGRNGMMPPKGGLPIEDSEIQGLAEYVFKLSGRDHDATLAAQGQASFMKGCFACHGMDGTGNKFMGAPNLTDDAWLYGSSRLQVMQSIANGRAGVMPAWDDILGEEKVHVISAYVYSLSNK, encoded by the coding sequence ATGAGTATCTTTTGGAATGTTTGGATTATTTTTCCAACTTTGTTAGTGATTGCGGGGTGTTTCTTCCTTTTACGTGCTTGTTCAAAAAACAAGACCGGAATTGAAGAAGGCGAGTCAATGGGTCACACCTTTGACGGTATCGAAGAATTAAATAACCCGCTTCCTAAGTGGTGGGCTTATATGTTCTACATCAGTATTGTCTTTGGCTTAATTTATCTTGCGCTTTATCCCGGTCTTGGTAGTTACCAAGGTTTATTTGGTTGGACTAGTTCTAACCAAAGCGTGGGTTATGAGCAAGGTATTAAAGAGGACTCAAAAGCTGCGGTTGAATTAGCTAAAGCTGAGAATCGTTTATCACAGTATGACCGTGAAGTTGCTGCTGCTGATGAAAAATATGGCCCTATCTTTGCTGCATATTTAGCGACTCCGCTAGAAGAGCTAGTTAAAGATGAAGAAGCACTTAAAGTAGGTGGACGTTTATTCCTACAAAATTGTGCTCAGTGTCATGGTTCAGATGCCCGAGGTAGTATTGGTTTCCCTAACTTAACTGATAATAATTGGTTATATGGTGGTGAACTTGCCACGATTAAAACTTCAATTATGAACGGTCGTAACGGTATGATGCCGCCTAAAGGTGGTTTACCAATCGAAGACAGTGAAATTCAAGGTTTAGCTGAATACGTATTTAAATTATCAGGTCGTGATCATGACGCTACTCTCGCAGCGCAAGGTCAAGCTTCATTCATGAAAGGTTGTTTTGCTTGTCATGGTATGGACGGAACCGGTAACAAATTTATGGGTGCACCTAATTTAACTGACGATGCTTGGTTATATGGCAGCAGCCGTTTGCAAGTTATGCAATCTATTGCAAACGGACGTGCTGGTGTAATGCCTGCGTGGGACGATATACTGGGCGAAGAAAAAGTTCACGTTATATCGGCGTATGTTTATAGCTTATCAAACAAATAG
- a CDS encoding FixH family protein, whose protein sequence is MSAPLPWYKHFWPWFIVVLLLVVVIKSMVAMSIAIDNADSLVSDDYYKEGKAINMDLRKIKQAKNLGMQFLVEVDDHELKITQHGGPEYRAALKVEFIHPTLEEKDFSINATADGTGAYRIGLSDAISGAWNVRLEGFDASWRIQQRIEITDDVEYWLN, encoded by the coding sequence ATGTCTGCTCCTCTTCCCTGGTATAAACATTTTTGGCCTTGGTTCATTGTCGTTTTACTTCTTGTAGTGGTCATTAAAAGTATGGTTGCAATGAGTATTGCAATTGATAACGCAGACTCGCTTGTTTCAGATGATTATTATAAAGAAGGTAAAGCCATCAATATGGATTTACGTAAAATCAAACAAGCTAAAAACTTAGGCATGCAGTTTTTAGTTGAAGTTGATGATCATGAATTGAAAATTACTCAGCATGGTGGACCTGAATATCGCGCTGCATTAAAAGTCGAATTTATTCACCCTACTTTAGAAGAAAAAGATTTCAGTATTAATGCAACTGCAGATGGGACTGGCGCTTATCGTATTGGGTTATCTGATGCCATTTCTGGAGCTTGGAATGTGCGCTTAGAAGGTTTTGATGCCAGTTGGAGAATCCAGCAACGTATTGAAATTACAGACGATGTAGAATACTGGTTAAATTAA
- a CDS encoding heavy metal translocating P-type ATPase: MQSCFHCNEPVLTGNEFTTVINNQEQLMCCPGCQAVSQAIIDSGLSSYYQFRSEPGSKQTALVPSELAQYSAYDLPEIQQDLVYSKDNENTLSVSIEGITCAACAWLIEHKLKQISGVNKIAVNSTTQRALVSWDDSKIKLSEILSTISRIGYQAAPYQVDEQEKQSKQESRKFLLRLGLAGFATMQVMMFALALYSDYFVVHDTEMRDYFRWVSMTLAAPVVFYSAQPFYFSAVRSLLGGKINMDLSVSLAICGAYIASCIATINGTGEVYFESVTMFTFFLLLGRFFEQKAKQTASVSSSNLHKLIPLTANLKNTTQIDSNSEITEEITEIPAKRLKIGDIILIKPGEVVAADGIILEGKSGLNESMLTGEQMPLIKCQEEMVFAGTINVDQPLTVEVTALGQDQLVAEIIRLQEVASNTKPKIALMVDKSASYFSTAIIAIAAITYFAWLFISPEDAFWVMLSVLVATCPCALALATPTAITCSTAIFTKLGIIVQKAGVFEKLPLLQHVVFDKTGTLTCGTVSVEKTIIFANDFTEKELLQYAAAMELGSLHPIAHAFSKFYSKHVVASNISHHVGLGISANIDEKAVKIGNAQFIGLDASQCKGQLLWLSIDGLVAACFILQDSIRSDSQQTVTDLQAAGIQVSMASGDTSEHVNEIAQQLNIQHAYSGLSPNDKLELINTLQKKQHLAMFGDGINDAPVLAGANLSVAMGSGSAIAKNSADLILLGDHLSKFNQAINLAKLTNKIIKQNLIWAFAYNIIILPLAVTGHVVPYIAAIGMSISSIIVVSNSLRLLRVKI; encoded by the coding sequence ATGCAAAGTTGCTTTCATTGTAATGAACCCGTACTAACGGGTAATGAGTTTACAACTGTTATTAACAATCAGGAGCAGCTTATGTGCTGCCCTGGTTGTCAGGCTGTTTCTCAAGCTATTATCGATTCAGGTTTAAGTAGTTATTATCAATTCCGTAGTGAACCTGGAAGTAAACAAACTGCGTTAGTTCCTAGCGAATTAGCCCAGTATTCAGCATATGATTTACCTGAAATTCAACAAGATTTAGTTTACTCAAAAGATAATGAGAATACCCTTTCAGTATCTATTGAAGGGATAACTTGTGCAGCTTGCGCGTGGCTAATCGAGCATAAACTAAAACAAATTTCTGGCGTAAACAAAATCGCCGTTAACTCGACAACTCAACGTGCTTTAGTCAGTTGGGACGACTCAAAAATAAAACTCAGTGAAATATTATCAACTATTAGCCGTATTGGTTACCAAGCCGCACCATATCAAGTTGATGAACAAGAAAAACAAAGTAAACAAGAAAGTCGTAAGTTCTTGCTAAGGCTCGGTTTAGCCGGTTTCGCGACTATGCAAGTTATGATGTTTGCCCTTGCCCTTTACTCAGATTACTTTGTTGTACACGACACTGAAATGCGTGATTATTTTCGTTGGGTCAGCATGACATTAGCTGCACCAGTTGTATTTTATTCAGCCCAACCATTTTATTTTAGTGCAGTTCGAAGTTTACTTGGCGGCAAGATAAATATGGATTTATCTGTATCTCTGGCTATATGTGGTGCTTATATTGCGAGTTGTATTGCGACGATTAATGGTACAGGTGAAGTGTATTTCGAGTCCGTCACCATGTTTACCTTCTTTTTGTTATTAGGTAGGTTCTTCGAGCAAAAAGCTAAGCAAACTGCCTCTGTTAGTTCGAGTAACTTACACAAGTTAATTCCGCTTACTGCAAATCTAAAAAACACTACGCAAATAGACTCAAACAGCGAGATAACTGAAGAAATCACAGAAATACCTGCTAAACGCCTTAAAATTGGTGACATCATATTAATTAAGCCTGGTGAAGTTGTTGCAGCTGATGGCATCATATTAGAAGGTAAATCAGGTCTAAACGAATCTATGTTAACTGGCGAGCAAATGCCGTTAATTAAATGCCAAGAAGAAATGGTTTTTGCTGGTACTATCAATGTAGATCAGCCTTTAACTGTTGAAGTTACCGCTCTAGGTCAAGATCAACTCGTCGCAGAAATTATTCGTTTGCAAGAAGTTGCCTCTAACACTAAACCTAAAATTGCCTTAATGGTGGATAAGTCAGCAAGCTACTTTTCAACAGCAATTATTGCTATAGCAGCAATTACCTATTTTGCTTGGTTGTTTATCTCACCTGAAGACGCTTTTTGGGTAATGTTATCAGTGCTAGTTGCTACCTGCCCTTGTGCTTTAGCACTTGCTACTCCAACTGCAATTACTTGTTCCACTGCAATTTTTACAAAACTAGGCATCATAGTTCAAAAAGCAGGTGTGTTCGAAAAACTTCCTCTATTACAACATGTGGTTTTTGATAAAACGGGAACATTGACTTGCGGGACAGTATCTGTTGAAAAAACAATAATTTTCGCAAATGACTTTACTGAAAAAGAACTTCTTCAATATGCTGCTGCAATGGAGTTAGGTTCGCTTCACCCAATTGCTCATGCATTTTCAAAATTTTATAGTAAGCATGTTGTCGCATCAAACATTTCCCATCATGTAGGTTTAGGCATTTCTGCAAACATTGATGAGAAGGCAGTTAAAATTGGTAACGCACAATTTATCGGTTTAGACGCTTCACAATGTAAAGGTCAATTACTTTGGTTATCTATTGATGGTTTAGTAGCAGCATGCTTTATTCTGCAAGATTCAATAAGATCCGACAGTCAGCAAACTGTTACGGACCTGCAGGCAGCAGGTATACAAGTTAGCATGGCAAGCGGTGACACCAGTGAGCATGTTAATGAAATTGCTCAGCAATTAAATATTCAACACGCTTATTCTGGTTTAAGTCCTAATGATAAACTTGAATTAATAAATACATTACAGAAAAAGCAACATCTTGCTATGTTTGGTGATGGAATCAATGATGCTCCAGTACTTGCAGGTGCAAATTTATCTGTTGCGATGGGTAGCGGCAGTGCTATCGCAAAAAATAGTGCCGATTTAATTTTGCTAGGCGATCATTTATCAAAATTTAATCAAGCAATTAACCTTGCTAAACTGACAAACAAAATAATAAAACAAAACTTAATCTGGGCATTTGCTTACAACATCATTATTCTTCCTTTAGCTGTAACAGGCCATGTAGTGCCATATATAGCAGCGATTGGTATGTCTATTAGTTCTATTATTGTTGTTTCAAATAGTCTTCGCCTGCTAAGGGTAAAAATATGA
- the ccoS gene encoding cbb3-type cytochrome oxidase assembly protein CcoS: protein MSIIYVLIPIAMLFVVVAVAVFFWAVKSEQFDDLDRQSVSILFDEDSTSVPSNTQEKDQENITSSESDLDKPSANKHN, encoded by the coding sequence ATGAGTATCATCTACGTTTTAATTCCCATTGCCATGCTGTTTGTGGTTGTCGCTGTTGCGGTTTTCTTTTGGGCAGTAAAATCTGAGCAATTTGACGACTTAGATAGACAAAGTGTTTCTATATTGTTTGACGAAGACTCAACATCTGTACCTTCAAATACACAAGAGAAAGACCAAGAAAATATCACAAGTAGTGAGTCCGATTTGGATAAACCCTCTGCAAATAAGCATAATTAA
- a CDS encoding sulfite exporter TauE/SafE family protein, with product MIEYNVWGAFLVGLMGAAHCFGMCGGLIGAFATNLPATSSNRLANQLSFLLSYNLGRILSYTIAGALAGASSAALGYMFDLDSYLIGLRIIAGVMMIITGLYIAQIWFGIVHIEKLGKGLWTVLKPLANKLLPIKTQFQATIAGMIWGWLPCGLVYSTLTWSVAAGDALNGAMVMLAFGLGTLPALLSAGLTAKKLAGWVQKKQVRLLSGILIVVFGLQTIYIAIMQLN from the coding sequence TTGATTGAATATAATGTTTGGGGCGCGTTCCTCGTAGGATTAATGGGTGCTGCACATTGTTTTGGAATGTGTGGAGGTCTTATCGGTGCCTTTGCGACGAACTTGCCTGCAACTTCATCTAACCGTTTAGCCAATCAGTTAAGCTTTTTACTTAGCTATAATTTAGGTCGGATCTTAAGTTATACGATTGCCGGTGCGCTAGCTGGTGCCAGTAGTGCTGCATTAGGTTATATGTTTGACCTAGACTCTTACCTTATTGGGTTAAGAATCATTGCTGGGGTTATGATGATAATTACTGGCTTATATATTGCTCAGATTTGGTTCGGTATTGTTCATATTGAAAAATTAGGAAAAGGCCTTTGGACTGTATTAAAGCCTTTAGCAAACAAGTTATTACCCATTAAAACTCAATTTCAAGCAACTATTGCAGGAATGATTTGGGGGTGGTTACCCTGTGGATTAGTCTACAGTACATTAACTTGGTCGGTAGCCGCAGGAGATGCATTAAACGGTGCTATGGTGATGTTAGCTTTTGGTTTGGGCACCCTACCAGCTTTACTAAGTGCAGGATTAACCGCAAAAAAATTGGCAGGATGGGTTCAAAAAAAGCAAGTACGACTATTAAGTGGGATCTTGATTGTAGTATTTGGCTTACAAACTATTTATATCGCCATCATGCAGCTAAACTAG
- the etrA gene encoding electron transport transcriptional regulator EtrA: MPTDQTKQLRASTGGCAIHCHDCSMESLCIPFTLDNNELDRLDDIIERKKPVQKGDQIFKSGDPLKSLFAIRSGTIKSFTITEQGDEQITGFHLAGDVIGFDGIHSQIHQSFAQALETAMVCEIPFDTLDTLSGTMPKLRQQIMRLMSNEIMGDQEMILLLSKKNAEERLAAFINNLANRFGSRGFSPHEFRLTMTRGDIGNYLGLTVETISRLLGRFQKAGLIEVKGKYITIVDNVALSQLAGNSRIAT, from the coding sequence ATGCCTACAGATCAAACGAAACAGCTTCGCGCATCTACTGGTGGTTGTGCAATTCATTGTCATGATTGCAGTATGGAATCGCTTTGCATTCCTTTTACGTTGGATAATAACGAGCTCGATAGACTAGACGATATTATCGAACGAAAAAAGCCTGTTCAAAAAGGTGATCAGATATTTAAATCTGGTGATCCTCTCAAATCTCTATTCGCTATCCGTTCTGGAACCATAAAAAGTTTCACTATTACTGAGCAAGGTGATGAACAAATTACTGGTTTTCATTTAGCTGGTGATGTCATTGGTTTTGACGGTATTCATTCTCAAATTCACCAAAGCTTTGCCCAAGCTCTTGAAACAGCAATGGTTTGTGAAATTCCTTTTGATACCCTAGATACTCTTTCAGGCACTATGCCTAAATTAAGACAACAAATTATGCGCTTAATGAGTAATGAAATCATGGGCGATCAAGAAATGATTTTATTATTATCTAAGAAAAATGCCGAAGAACGTTTAGCTGCATTTATCAATAATCTTGCTAACCGTTTTGGCAGCCGAGGTTTTTCTCCGCATGAGTTTAGGCTAACAATGACCCGTGGAGACATCGGAAATTATCTTGGATTAACTGTCGAAACAATCAGTCGTTTATTGGGTCGATTTCAAAAAGCGGGTTTAATTGAAGTTAAAGGCAAATACATCACCATTGTTGATAATGTTGCACTAAGTCAACTTGCAGGCAATTCCAGAATTGCGACTTAA